Proteins found in one Herbiconiux sp. A18JL235 genomic segment:
- a CDS encoding ABC transporter permease, whose translation MKWLESNLGLVWELILTHVGLCIPPIILGFVISIPLGWLANRYRWSRGTILVVLGLLYTIPSLPLFIFMPLILGTPQLSSANVVVALTIYAVALMVRSAAEGLGSVDADVLQAASAMGYSPWQRFWRVELPLAGPVLLAGLRVVSASTVSLATIGSVIGVTSLGYLFLNGLQRTIPAEVATGIVAVLVIAVVFDLALVLLGRAVLPWNRRDRLKKSRAERLTDSRSAVLTGAGS comes from the coding sequence GTGAAGTGGCTCGAGTCGAACCTCGGGCTGGTGTGGGAACTCATCCTCACCCATGTCGGCCTGTGCATCCCGCCGATCATCCTCGGCTTCGTGATCTCCATCCCCCTGGGTTGGCTCGCGAACCGGTACCGCTGGTCGCGGGGCACGATCCTCGTCGTGCTCGGGCTGCTCTACACGATCCCGTCGCTGCCGCTGTTCATCTTCATGCCGCTCATCCTCGGCACCCCGCAGCTGTCGTCGGCCAACGTGGTGGTGGCGCTGACGATCTACGCGGTGGCGCTCATGGTGCGGTCGGCGGCCGAGGGTCTCGGGTCGGTCGACGCCGACGTGCTGCAGGCCGCCTCGGCGATGGGCTACTCGCCCTGGCAGCGGTTCTGGCGGGTGGAGCTGCCGCTCGCCGGGCCCGTGCTCCTGGCAGGCCTGCGGGTGGTGTCGGCGAGCACGGTGAGCCTCGCCACCATCGGCTCGGTGATCGGCGTCACGAGCCTCGGTTATCTCTTCCTCAACGGTCTGCAGCGCACCATCCCCGCCGAGGTGGCCACCGGTATCGTCGCGGTGCTCGTCATCGCCGTCGTGTTCGACCTGGCGCTCGTGCTGCTCGGCCGTGCGGTGCTGCCCTGGAACCGGCGCGACCGGCTGAAGAAGTCGAGGGCCGAACGGCTCACCGACAGCCGCTCCGCCGTGCTGACGGGGGCGGGCTCGTGA
- a CDS encoding ABC transporter ATP-binding protein, whose translation MIEFRSVTKRFPDGTVAVDGFDLVIPPRKTTVFVGSSGCGKTTLLRMINRMIDPSSGSILIDGDDTASLAPVKLRRRIGYVMQNSGLLPHRKVIDNVATVPILNGVAKKQARERALELLDTVGLDRSLATKYPRQLSGGQQQRVGVARGLAADPNILLMDEPFGAVDPIVRAELQQETLRLQNDLGKTVVFVTHDIDEAFLLGHQVVILTKGGHIEQVGTPAEILAAPANDFVASFVGADKGKRMLRIERIDGRDVVVDEFGTPTGVLQP comes from the coding sequence ATGATCGAGTTCCGCTCGGTGACCAAGCGCTTCCCCGACGGCACGGTCGCCGTCGACGGCTTCGATCTCGTCATCCCGCCCCGCAAGACCACGGTGTTCGTGGGCTCCTCGGGCTGCGGCAAGACGACGCTGCTGCGCATGATCAACCGCATGATCGACCCGAGCTCCGGCAGCATCCTCATCGACGGCGACGACACCGCGAGCCTCGCGCCGGTGAAGCTGCGCCGCCGCATCGGCTACGTGATGCAGAACTCCGGCCTGCTGCCGCACCGCAAGGTCATCGACAACGTGGCGACCGTGCCCATCCTGAACGGGGTGGCGAAGAAGCAGGCGCGGGAGCGCGCGCTGGAGCTCCTCGACACCGTGGGCCTCGACCGCTCTCTCGCCACGAAGTACCCGCGCCAGCTCTCGGGTGGTCAGCAGCAGCGGGTGGGGGTGGCGAGGGGACTCGCAGCCGACCCGAACATCCTGCTCATGGACGAGCCCTTCGGCGCCGTCGACCCCATCGTGCGGGCCGAGCTGCAGCAGGAGACTCTGCGGCTGCAGAACGATCTGGGCAAGACGGTGGTGTTCGTCACCCACGACATCGACGAGGCGTTCCTGCTCGGCCACCAGGTCGTCATCCTCACCAAGGGCGGGCACATCGAGCAGGTGGGCACACCGGCCGAGATCCTCGCCGCGCCCGCGAACGACTTCGTCGCCAGCTTCGTCGGGGCCGACAAGGGCAAGCGGATGCTGCGCATCGAGCGCATCGACGGCCGCGACGTCGTCGTCGACGAGTTCGGCACCCCCACGGGAGTGCTCCAGCCGTGA
- a CDS encoding TetR/AcrR family transcriptional regulator, whose product MAFNDLISGALTSTGGVRNEPVQARSSERIEALLDAASAVVAEVGIERLTTAMVAERAGASIGTVYRYFPDRIAVLAAMSRRGYERFIRSGVERLETLQPTTLDAAFGALIDAAVELHRSEPGYTSIRLSDQVALPEVDGGSAIAARTAGPLAAVLVAELGLTDGGGLSAALDVALTIADALLVRAFIIDPAGDQAAIETCRAVVSAYLAGAAS is encoded by the coding sequence GTGGCATTCAACGACCTGATCAGCGGTGCGCTCACGTCGACCGGAGGGGTTCGCAACGAGCCGGTCCAAGCGCGCAGCAGCGAACGCATCGAGGCGCTGCTCGACGCGGCGTCGGCGGTCGTGGCGGAGGTCGGCATCGAACGTCTCACCACGGCGATGGTGGCCGAGCGGGCTGGTGCCTCGATCGGCACCGTGTACCGCTACTTCCCCGATCGCATCGCCGTGCTCGCTGCCATGAGCCGCCGGGGCTATGAGCGCTTCATCCGCAGCGGGGTGGAGCGCCTCGAGACCCTGCAGCCCACCACCCTCGACGCCGCGTTCGGCGCCCTCATCGATGCCGCGGTCGAGCTGCACCGCTCCGAGCCGGGGTACACCTCCATCAGGCTGAGCGACCAGGTGGCGCTGCCCGAGGTCGACGGCGGTTCCGCCATCGCCGCGCGCACCGCCGGGCCTCTCGCCGCCGTGCTCGTGGCCGAGCTCGGCCTCACCGACGGCGGCGGGCTGTCCGCAGCCCTCGACGTGGCGCTCACCATCGCCGACGCGCTCCTCGTGCGTGCCTTCATCATCGATCCCGCGGGCGACCAGGCGGCGATCGAGACCTGCCGCGCCGTGGTCTCGGCCTACCTGGCGGGCGCCGCCTCCTGA
- a CDS encoding App1 family protein: MRSHPVALPRLHRAARIDDAIHEFREKWARKRGHLPTVIPYAGYGSVTRVRVLGRVLLAKPPKPGSRRSLPWRRKEERVRGWRSFTSVPVGSVDVTIEIEGIVRTVQADRGGVVDTTVEVELEPGWHTITMHTEGSDTVEAPVNIVAPDTDFGIVCDIDDTVMVTALPRPFLAFWNTFVLNEHARTPTPGMAVFLERLTSAHPGAPVIYLSTGAWNVAPTLTRFLSRNLYPRGPLLLTDWGPTPDRFFRSGPEHKRSNLKSLAEQFPDIRWVLIGDDGQHDESIYGAFARENPGSVEAIAIRQLSPSEAVLAGGRSKSAHPGDATRWVYAPDGAGLAAQLL, encoded by the coding sequence ATGCGTTCTCATCCCGTGGCCCTCCCCCGACTTCATCGAGCTGCCCGGATCGACGACGCCATCCACGAGTTCCGGGAGAAGTGGGCGCGCAAGCGCGGCCACCTGCCCACCGTCATCCCCTACGCGGGCTACGGATCGGTCACCCGGGTACGTGTGCTCGGGCGGGTCCTTCTCGCGAAACCGCCGAAACCGGGATCGCGGCGCTCCCTCCCCTGGCGCCGCAAGGAGGAGCGGGTGCGCGGCTGGCGCAGCTTCACCAGCGTGCCGGTGGGCTCGGTCGACGTCACCATCGAAATCGAGGGCATCGTGCGCACGGTGCAGGCCGATCGCGGCGGCGTCGTCGACACCACCGTGGAGGTGGAGCTCGAGCCGGGCTGGCACACCATCACGATGCACACGGAGGGCTCCGACACGGTGGAGGCGCCGGTGAACATCGTGGCTCCCGACACCGATTTCGGCATCGTCTGCGACATCGACGACACCGTCATGGTCACCGCGCTCCCCCGCCCCTTCCTGGCCTTCTGGAACACCTTCGTGCTCAACGAGCACGCACGGACGCCGACGCCCGGCATGGCGGTGTTCCTCGAACGCCTCACCTCGGCGCACCCCGGCGCACCGGTCATCTACCTCTCGACGGGCGCCTGGAACGTCGCCCCCACCCTCACCCGCTTCCTCTCCCGCAACCTCTACCCGCGCGGTCCGCTGCTGCTCACCGACTGGGGCCCCACCCCCGACCGCTTCTTCCGCAGCGGGCCCGAGCACAAGCGGTCGAACCTCAAGAGCCTCGCCGAACAGTTCCCCGACATCCGCTGGGTGCTCATCGGCGACGACGGGCAGCACGACGAGTCGATCTACGGGGCGTTCGCGCGCGAGAACCCCGGCAGTGTCGAGGCGATCGCCATCCGTCAGCTCTCCCCGAGTGAGGCGGTGCTCGCGGGCGGCCGCTCGAAGAGCGCGCACCCGGGCGATGCCACCCGCTGGGTGTACGCGCCCGACGGCGCGGGTCTCGCCGCGCAGCTGCTGTAG
- a CDS encoding helix-turn-helix domain-containing protein — protein MADSTDLITLGRRIRHHRKERGFTLDQLGARVGVVGSQLSLIENGRREPKLSLLQALSTELGVAVPDLLSPEAPDARTALQIELAKAQAGPLYASLGLPVVPASRNLPLETLESLVGLHRELTRRARESIATPEEARRANTENRMAMRARNNYLPDLEKLAEETMASVGHTTGALTHRSVSLLAEKLGFTLIYVDNLPHSARSVTDLANGRIYLPPASIPGGHGLRSMALQAVAHRVLGHTPPASYAEFLQQRLEINYFAAACLMPETASVAFLSAAKQRRDLSVEDYRDAFGVTHEAAALRMTNLSTAHLDMGVHFLRVGEDGAIYKAYENDGLPLPVDVTGAVEGQLVCRNWAARGALARTNRTTEFYQYTDTPAGTFWCATQTGKTDAGSFSISFGVPFADAKWFRGRDTGKRQLSRCPDESCCRKPASELAERWSDNAWPSAKLHAHILSPLPSGKFPGVDENEVYQFLEAHSGS, from the coding sequence ATGGCGGACTCGACCGACCTCATCACGCTCGGACGACGCATCCGGCACCACCGCAAGGAGCGCGGGTTCACGCTCGACCAGCTCGGGGCGCGCGTCGGTGTGGTGGGCAGTCAGCTCTCCCTGATCGAGAACGGCCGGCGCGAGCCGAAGCTGTCGCTGCTGCAGGCGCTCTCGACCGAGCTGGGTGTCGCCGTTCCCGATCTGCTGAGCCCCGAGGCTCCGGATGCGCGCACCGCCCTCCAGATCGAGCTCGCCAAGGCGCAGGCCGGCCCGCTCTACGCCTCGCTCGGGCTCCCCGTCGTGCCGGCCAGCCGCAACCTGCCGCTCGAGACCCTCGAGTCGCTGGTGGGGCTGCACCGCGAACTCACCAGGCGCGCACGCGAGTCGATCGCCACCCCCGAGGAGGCGCGCCGCGCCAACACCGAGAACCGCATGGCGATGCGGGCTCGCAACAACTACCTCCCCGATCTCGAGAAGCTCGCCGAGGAGACGATGGCCTCGGTGGGGCACACCACCGGTGCGCTGACCCACCGCAGCGTGTCGCTCCTGGCCGAGAAGCTCGGCTTCACCCTGATCTACGTCGACAACCTGCCGCACTCCGCACGCTCGGTCACCGACCTGGCCAACGGGCGCATCTACCTGCCGCCGGCATCGATCCCCGGCGGTCACGGCCTCCGCTCGATGGCCCTGCAGGCGGTCGCCCACCGGGTTCTCGGGCACACTCCTCCGGCGAGCTACGCCGAGTTCCTGCAGCAGCGGCTCGAGATCAACTACTTCGCTGCAGCGTGCCTCATGCCCGAGACCGCATCCGTCGCCTTCCTCAGTGCGGCGAAGCAGCGCCGCGACCTGTCGGTGGAGGACTACCGCGACGCGTTCGGCGTCACCCACGAGGCCGCCGCCCTGCGTATGACCAACCTCTCGACCGCACATCTCGACATGGGTGTGCACTTCCTGCGGGTGGGGGAGGACGGCGCCATCTACAAGGCGTACGAGAACGACGGGCTCCCGCTCCCCGTCGACGTGACGGGGGCCGTCGAGGGGCAACTGGTGTGCCGCAACTGGGCAGCGCGCGGTGCGCTCGCCCGCACCAACCGCACGACGGAGTTCTATCAGTACACCGACACCCCCGCCGGCACCTTCTGGTGCGCCACGCAGACCGGCAAGACCGACGCCGGCTCGTTCTCCATCTCGTTCGGCGTGCCCTTCGCCGACGCGAAGTGGTTCCGAGGCCGCGACACCGGCAAGCGGCAACTCTCCCGCTGCCCTGACGAGTCGTGCTGCCGCAAGCCGGCATCCGAGCTTGCCGAGCGCTGGTCGGACAACGCGTGGCCGAGCGCCAAACTGCACGCCCACATCCTGTCGCCCCTGCCCTCGGGCAAGTTCCCCGGGGTGGACGAGAACGAGGTGTACCAGTTCCTCGAGGCGCACTCGGGCAGCTGA
- a CDS encoding phosphoenolpyruvate carboxykinase (GTP), translating into MSILETPSMVGVDGPSKNADVNEWVRDIAALTKPDSIVWCDGSTREWDELTKMMVTQGTLIRLNPEWRPNSFLARSDPADVARVEDRTFICSEKEEDAGPTNHWRDPFEMREELTTLFAGSMRGRTMYVVPFSMGPLGGPISQLGVQVTDSPYVVVSMQLMTRMGEAALDLIEPETPWVPALHSVGMPLVDAAGARIPDVAWPHNPSKYISHFPETREIWSFGSGYGGNALLGKKCFALRIASVMARDEGWLAEHMLIIKITSPAGKVYHVAAAFPSACGKTNLAMLNPSIPGWKVETIGDDIAWMRPGPDGKLRAINPERGFFGVAPGTGITTNPTAVDTVWGNSIFTNVALRDDGDIWWEGLTPKAPGHLIDWQGNDWTPSSATPAAHPNSRFTVTADQCPSIASEWDSPEGVVIDAILFGGRRPSTVPLVSQARDWSHGVFMGATMASETTAAAEGAVGRLRHDPFAMLPFCGYNITDYFGHWLTIGEKLGADAPPIFSVNWFRKDENGKFLWPGFSENSRVIEWIVRRIEGEVEVVDTPVGKLPKVRDFNVDGLELGYEDLQSILSVDRAAWSREADEIEHYFEELGSDRIPDQLHRELSTLRANVR; encoded by the coding sequence ATGAGCATTCTGGAAACCCCCTCCATGGTCGGCGTCGACGGCCCCAGCAAGAACGCCGACGTCAACGAATGGGTGCGCGACATCGCCGCCCTCACCAAGCCCGACTCGATCGTGTGGTGCGACGGATCGACGAGGGAGTGGGACGAGCTCACCAAGATGATGGTGACGCAGGGCACCCTCATCCGCCTCAACCCGGAGTGGCGCCCGAACAGCTTCCTCGCCCGCAGCGACCCTGCCGACGTGGCGCGCGTCGAGGACCGCACCTTCATCTGCTCCGAGAAGGAGGAGGACGCCGGCCCGACGAACCACTGGCGTGACCCCTTCGAGATGCGCGAGGAGCTCACCACGCTGTTCGCCGGCAGCATGCGCGGCCGCACCATGTACGTCGTGCCGTTCTCCATGGGCCCCCTCGGCGGCCCCATCTCGCAGCTCGGCGTGCAGGTGACCGACTCCCCCTACGTCGTGGTGAGCATGCAGCTCATGACCCGCATGGGTGAGGCCGCGCTCGACCTCATCGAGCCCGAGACCCCCTGGGTGCCCGCGCTGCACTCGGTGGGCATGCCCCTCGTCGACGCCGCCGGCGCCCGCATCCCCGACGTCGCCTGGCCGCACAACCCGTCGAAGTACATCAGCCACTTCCCCGAGACGCGTGAGATCTGGTCGTTCGGCTCGGGCTACGGCGGCAACGCGCTGCTCGGCAAGAAGTGCTTCGCCCTGCGCATCGCCTCGGTCATGGCCCGTGACGAGGGCTGGCTCGCCGAGCACATGCTCATCATCAAGATCACCTCGCCGGCGGGCAAGGTCTACCACGTCGCCGCCGCGTTCCCCTCGGCCTGCGGCAAGACCAACCTCGCCATGCTGAACCCCAGCATCCCGGGCTGGAAGGTCGAGACCATCGGTGACGACATCGCCTGGATGCGCCCCGGCCCCGACGGCAAGCTGCGCGCCATCAACCCCGAGCGAGGATTCTTCGGTGTCGCCCCCGGCACCGGCATCACCACGAACCCGACGGCTGTCGACACCGTGTGGGGCAACTCGATCTTCACCAACGTCGCCCTGCGCGACGACGGCGACATCTGGTGGGAGGGCCTCACCCCGAAGGCGCCCGGCCACCTCATCGACTGGCAGGGCAACGACTGGACCCCCTCGTCGGCCACCCCGGCTGCGCACCCGAACTCGCGGTTCACCGTGACCGCCGACCAGTGCCCGTCGATCGCCTCCGAGTGGGACTCCCCCGAGGGCGTCGTCATCGACGCCATCCTGTTCGGCGGCCGCCGGCCCTCGACGGTGCCGCTGGTGTCGCAGGCCCGCGACTGGTCGCACGGCGTGTTCATGGGGGCGACGATGGCCTCCGAGACCACAGCGGCCGCCGAGGGCGCCGTCGGCCGCCTTCGTCACGACCCCTTCGCGATGTTGCCGTTCTGCGGCTACAACATCACCGACTACTTCGGCCACTGGCTGACCATCGGCGAGAAGCTCGGCGCGGATGCTCCCCCCATCTTCTCGGTGAACTGGTTCAGGAAGGACGAGAACGGGAAGTTCCTCTGGCCCGGGTTCTCGGAGAACTCGCGGGTGATCGAGTGGATCGTGCGCCGCATCGAAGGCGAGGTGGAGGTCGTCGACACCCCCGTCGGCAAGCTCCCGAAGGTGCGCGACTTCAACGTCGACGGCCTCGAGCTCGGCTACGAGGACCTCCAGTCCATCCTCTCCGTCGACCGCGCCGCGTGGAGCCGAGAGGCCGACGAGATCGAGCACTACTTCGAGGAGCTCGGCAGCGACCGCATCCCCGACCAGCTGCACCGCGAGCTGTCGACGCTTCGCGCCAACGTGAGGTAG